The following proteins come from a genomic window of Ictalurus furcatus strain D&B chromosome 12, Billie_1.0, whole genome shotgun sequence:
- the LOC128616302 gene encoding GTPase IMAP family member 8-like translates to MATVDFAQGSTGDIRILVLGRRGSGKSSSGNTILGKKVFSSPKRYKEKVTKTCEEHTRHVGGRKVCVIDTPDLLDPDATEDELQQEKDKLVSLCQSGLHAVLLVVPVGEELQNEEEMLDLIKGLFGPNIQKFTVVLFTRGDELEEDETIVKFVERHGGSELKQLVKDCGNRIHLFNNTNTVQRQVTELLSIINLMVSKNGSQFYTAQRRSSIQKDITFSGAADLQKQLGEQVPQVRLVLLGKTGVGKSASGNTILGRNVFQSAASPTSQTRECSSHKILRGGKQISIIDTPGIFDTQLSNQDVIMEIMNCLTYSSPGPHAFLIVISLSVRFTQEERSTVDEIKKTFQNVDRYTMILFTYKDNLKKNIRQFLQDGDPALRELVARCGNRYHCLNNKAPSYKQFKEFMEKVEHMVRDNKGTYYTDNIYGGVERAICNIQDQKLKEKVEQCKRRYPDASRTEWQKIYWKLLQESRTEAQKILVKDKHILKLAEKFGALQTTSEEKEKAINAALHGGISYVQVMQTAFRASAELAKQKICAVQ, encoded by the exons ATGGCTACTGTGGACTTTGCTCAAG GTTCTACAGGAGACATCAGGATCTTGGTGTTGGGGAGAAGAGGTTCTGGGAAAAGCTCCTCAGGAAACACAATACtgggaaaaaaagtgttcagCAGTCCAAAACGCTACAAAGAGAAAGTTACTAAAACATGTGAAGAACACACCCGCCATGTTGGAGGaaggaaggtgtgtgtgattgacacTCCAGACCTGCTGGATCCAGATGCCACAGAAGATGAGCTCCAGCAAGAGAAAGATAAGCTggtgtctctctgtcagtctggtCTTCATGCTGTTCTGCTTGTAGTTCCTGTTGGAGAAGAGTTGcagaatgaggaggagatgcTGGACCTCATTAAAGGATTATTCGGTCCAAACATCCAGAAGTTTACCGTAGTGCTCTTCACACGAGGAGACGAGCTGGAGGAGGACGAGACGATTGTAAAGTTTGTAGAAAGGCACGGAGGAAGTGAGCTCAAGCAGTTGGTTAAAGACTGTGGGAACAGAATCCATCTCTTCAATAACACCAACACAGTGCAGCGCCAAGTCACCGAGTTACTGAGTATAATTAACCTCATGGTGAGCAAGAACGGAAGCCAGTTTTACACGGCTCAAAGGAGGTCCAGTATTCAGAAGGACATCACAT TTTCAGGTGCAGCGGATCTCCAAAAGCAGCTTGGTGAACAAGTGCCCCAGGTGAGACTGGTGCTTCTGGGAAAGACTGGAGTTGGGAAGAGTGCTTCTGGAAACACCATCCTCGGAAGAAACGTGTTCCAGTCTGCTGCTAGCCCAACCTCACAAACCAGAGAGTGCAGTTCTCATAAAATCCTAAGGGGCGGTAAACAAATCTCCATCATTGACACACCTGGAATTTTTGATACCCAGCTCAGTAACCAAGATGTGATCATGGAAATAATGAACTGTTTGACCTATTCCTCTCCGGGACCTCACGCTTTCCTCATAGTGATCAGTTTATCTGTACGATTCACCCAGGAGGAGAGGAGCACCGTGGATGAAATCAAAAAGACCTTTCAGAATGTAGACAGGTACACAATGATACTCTTTACTTATAAAGACAACCTGAAGAAGAACATCAGGCAGTTCCTTCAGGACGGAGACCCTGCTCTCAGAGAGTTAGTAGCGAGATGTGGAAATCGGTACCACTGTTTAAACAACAAAGCACCGAGCTACAAACAATTCAAAGAATTCATGGAGAAAGTGGAGCACATGGTGCGTGATAATAAGGGGACTTACTACACAGACAATATCTATGGGGGTGTGGAAAGAGCGATTTGTAATATTCAGGACCAGaagttaaaagaaaaagtggaaCAGTGCAAAAGAAGATATCCAGATGCTTCCAGGACTGAATGGCAGAAAATCTACTGGAAACTGCTGCAGGAATCAAGAACTGAAGCACAGAAGATTCTGGTGAAGGACaaacatattttgaaattgGCAGAAAAGTTTGGAGCGCTGCAGACAACAtcagaggagaaggagaaggcaATAAATGCAGCTCTGCATGGGGGAATAAGTTACGTTCAAGTGATGCAAACTGCTTTCAGAGCATCAGCCGAACTTGCCAAGCAGAAAATATGTGCTGTTCAGTGA